TTTGTACTATTTCCCTTTTCGTTTACCTGCTTAGTTATGACTTTCAAATGTGAGTTTACATAAATAGACTAATTTTGTAAAGAAATATTTCTAGAATTCCAGCTATATACTTGAAGCAAGTAAACAAAGTTTGATACTACTATTTTGGGATCCAAATGAAAACAAAGCTATTTATTTAACATTAGTTATCAAGGGGTATTAATATAAAACTTctccaaatatacataaaaaccattttttattttatacggCGCCTAAAATTGCCGCCATTTGGTTGAGGGTAGTAGACGGCATCAGCCAAACACGGTCCAATGAAACTAGCTCATTCAGAGTTTAATAATACGGACATGACTTACAAATATCGCACGTGTGACATTAGGTCTTATAAGTGAGAACTATTCGTGTTTGGCTTATGTTCATTACTCGAAAGTCGAAACACAATAAACCAAAAAATTAGTTTACAAAAGACAGACGGATCGCAAAAGCATACCTCAAAACAGACccgattaaaaaaataaaaaaataaaaagacaagCTTTGAGTGACCAACTCGAACGTCGTCTTCGTCCACACACAGGTCAATTCCTATTCTATGTTTGTGTCATTACTTCAATTTCGTTAATTGGGGTTTTTAATCTTCTTGTTTAATTATCAAAAGGGTTTCCTTAATTTCATGTCAAATGCTTAATTGTCTTTAATTTTAGTTTGATTCTCATCTGGTTTCTCTCTCTATGTTCCTCGATCGGTTAATTTGAATTTGGGTTTAGCTTCCTTTTTGTTTAATTATTTTTACTTCGTTTGATGGTACTCTCAATTGGGTTAGTTTTACTTTCATTTTTTTAAATGAGGTTAATTCTACTTTGAAATTGTTAaattggggaggggggggggggggggggggtaaaagcTGTCTTTAATGCATATTTGGAACTAGTAATGGAAGAATTGCTGACATTATCTTGGTCTAGTTAATTCATGGATTAATTCCATTTGATCTAAGTCTTGAAAAGTTGAATTTTAACACTGCAAACTAGGAAAGTGTATTTGCAATTAGGGCTTTTTGGGTATCGGTAGTAAATGATGTTATTTGTTTCTGATCTTTGCTGGAAATTCACGAAAGTCTGGTATTTTGAATGTCTAGGAGCTTCGATTGAAAATGGTGAGCAAGCACCATTATACTCGAGTTGATACATTAGAGCTGAGAGATCTGATATGTAGGAAGATTGGGCAGCAGAGAGCTGAAAAGTACTTCAATGAGCTTAGTAGATTTTTCAGTTCAAAGCTGAGCAAGGTTGACTTCGATAAGTCTTGCATTCGAACTATTGGGAGAGAGAATATCCACCTACATAATCGTCTCCTTCTCTCCATTGTGAAAAATGCCTCTTTGTCTAAGGTTCCTCCACCAAAACCTAAAAAGGTTGATGAATCTCTCAGCATCAAGGTCGGGAATGGTTACCAAAGAAGTTGTCTACAGTCGCTCTATGGTGATGCATTTCCCTCATCACCTCGCAAAACCAGGTCTCCAGTTAGTAGGGACAGAAGGTTGCGGGACCGTCCAAGTCCTCTTGGACCACTTGGGAAGAGCCCTATAACTTGTGAAGAAGCAGCACCGAGGATACAAGAACAGCAAAGTGCCACGGAATTGCATTCTCTTGGTAGCAGACCTCCAGTTGAAGTTGCATCTGTAGAAGATGGGGAAGAAGTTGAACAATTTGTTGGAAGTCCAGGCATTCAAAGCAGAAGCCTCGTCACTGCCCCTCTCGGAATTTCTGTGAATGTTGGTGGTGCTCGGAAAACTCTCCATAGTGGATCTGTGTACAACTTTAGTCTGGAGACTTGTCAAAGCCATAGAGAATTGCCTGATAGTAGATCGTTAAAAAGCCGTTTGGAGCAGAAGTTAGAGTCAGAGGGGCTTGGCATATCATTGGACTGTGCTAACCTGCTAAATAATAGTTTAGATGCATTTTTGAAAAGGCTGATTGAACCTTGCATAGGACTGGCTGGCTCTCGACATACAAATGAACATATCAGACGTCGTAATGGCCAAATACTGCCTGGATGGTACGGGCAATTTCCTGGGAATTATACAAAAAGACAAACAAAATCCTCGTGTGTAAGTATGTTGGATTTCCGAGTGGCAATGGAGATAAATCCTCGTATACTTGGGGGAGATTGGTCCACGCTACTTGAGAAGGTCTGTGCGTCTGCTTCAGAATAAACAGCTCTTTGTCATCAATCTTGTTACCAGATGGATAAGTGGAGATTTCAAGCTTTTGCGTCTGATTTGATGATGAGGTTCTTGACATGATTTCTCACGAAATGAAGTATAAGTGAGAATTGTCAAAGGAACAAGCATGTGAATATTGTGGGAACTCGTCGGATGTGTGGGATGAGATTTGTATTCTAGGAGAATTGGTCCCTTGAAAGGGACATGTTTACATAGATTACTCATAGATATTGTTTAGAAGCACTCGGTTTTATGTCATTTTTCATTTTACAGCTGAGGTTTTCTATGAAATACTTTCATGAAATAAATCATTTAGTTCCATGCAGCTGTGTGCTATTGTAACTGAGAAGTCATCAAGTGAATCAATTTCTAACCATTACTGAGTGCTTTCAGCTCCAAAGATTTTCCAATTTTCTGTCTCTTCAATGATCCATTTTTGCAACATAGAAGCAACAATTATATTTCCTATGTCCAGTGAAGTggacattttttttcttcttcctgGGTTGAGGTGTCAAGTGTGTTCCTCCTCTAGAGATGAATGAGGTGAGATATGTACTTCTTGATTATAACTTTGTCCAATGTGATGCCTCATTTGTGGCTTCAAGCTTCAGGTGACATATGCTTCCATTATTGGCTGCAAAATGTAATATAATGGTTCAAAGAACGGTTGCTTTCAGCAGTCATTTGTCTCTAGCATAtcttatattttttcctttttgattGTTTAGCTTGTTACTGCATTTCTGGATGTTAGTGGGCTTTTTTCCTCACTTTGTCATTCTTACTTTCTGGTCCATCCAAATGATAATGCCCTTTAGAAGTACGAGGTTGTGGCCGCCCCAAAATTATTGAGTTTGATCTGAAGTGATGTGATGCCTTATTGGTGGTTTCAGTCCTTCAAGTTATGTATATGCTTCCAGCGTTGACTGCAAAAGGTTACATCATGGTCCAAAGACTCGTTGCTTTTGGTGTCTTCTGTTTCTATCGTATTAAACATTGTTACTCTTCCTTATTGTTTTGCTTGTTAGTGCACTTCTGAATGTTGGTGGGCGTTTCTTTCTCACCTTGTCATCCCTATATCTAGTCCATCCAAATGACCAAGCCCTTTAAAAGTTTGAGGTTGAGGCATGCACTTATTGCCCTTAAATTGTTGAGTTTGAACTGAATTTGTCCAATAAGATGCCTGATTGGTGGCTTCAAGCCTTCAAGTGATATACAATTACAGTCTAAGTTGCGCGAACTCTTCATTTTGATGCCACACCCGTCTCGACACGGGACGGGTGCGGGTGCGGGATACGTCCCGGATACGGTCAACCAACTTCGGATATTGGGACAAATTTGGGGGgaaattgagattttgatttctcaaaatgaAAGATAAAACAGATTTAAGACATGGGAAATGGTATACCTTTGGTATTTTATAGTCCTTTTGTCTCATAGTCGTTGCTTCATGTTTCAGGACAAACAGAGAGAAACGAAGAATGCAAGGGGATCGTGTTCTTTTGTAgctctatttttataattttgaattttctttgcCGAATCCCCACACCTGTATCCATACCTGGTTCCGCACCCCCGAATCCTAAAATTTAGATTTTGCCGAATCCGACACTCGGATCCGTACCCGTATCGGATACCggcacccgagtccgagcaacttagattACAGTATTGGCTTCAAAAGGTAACATCTCTGTTCAAAGCTTATCAGTGGACTTCAGTATGCTTGatgggtttatttctcttttctgtGCTTTCATTCTAGTTCATCCAAAATACAAAACCCTTTAAATGTTTTGAGGTTAAGGCATGCTCTTCTTGTCATTAAATTGCTTGTTAGTACAGTTAGAAACTTTTATGTATGTTGGTGGGGCTCTTTTCTCCGACTTGCGCTTGCCATCCCTTCTCCTGCGATACTGCAGTTTGCACTTCTAATTTTctcttaatttataaaatatatgTTCTTAAAATAGTGACACTTTATTATCTCAGCTAATTCTCCTTACCAGGTAATACATGAACATGTATACCAGCATTAGATAGAGCAAAAAACATGTGGAGGGCTTTCCCATTTGGATTGAATTTTTTTACTGATTCAATTGAGTTTTAATTAGCCAATGTTTTCATATACAATAATTGTGTACAGTACATTTTGTTATACTATGTTTGAAAGGGACCAAAACAAATTTTGTTAACTCTTTTCCAGTGATTATTTGGGGAAGCTGAATATTGTGAAACTTTGCATCATTGAAGCGATTGTTGTTTAATTACTTGCCAGAAAAGAAGCAAAATACGAAAACAAGGTAGGattgaaaataaataaaagggaaaCTATACCATAGCTTGTAGATTGAAGATAGATGTACAGATCTGTTTGTGTTGGATTAAGTTACTTGATTTTCAGTTCTTTTTGTATAGTAAGCAATGTAATCAGAATCAGTGTGTGGTTACAATTTCTTTTAGCATTTGCTATCATTTTAGTGAAACTGAATAATTTTTTCAATTATCTGATATTTACTTTTCTAAATAATCAGGAATCAATTTGAAAATCCAAACCAAATGGGCCGACTGAATCAAGAACAGTGTCCTTGACATCATCCTGCAGTAAACTGTCCTTTTTAATCATTCTTTTTCAGTGTTGTTAATTTGAACTattgcttttctttttttttattttgtttctcaAATATTGTCATATGTCAGTCTATTTTATCGACCATCAGAG
The sequence above is a segment of the Lycium barbarum isolate Lr01 chromosome 6, ASM1917538v2, whole genome shotgun sequence genome. Coding sequences within it:
- the LOC132598954 gene encoding uncharacterized protein LOC132598954; translated protein: MVSKHHYTRVDTLELRDLICRKIGQQRAEKYFNELSRFFSSKLSKVDFDKSCIRTIGRENIHLHNRLLLSIVKNASLSKVPPPKPKKVDESLSIKVGNGYQRSCLQSLYGDAFPSSPRKTRSPVSRDRRLRDRPSPLGPLGKSPITCEEAAPRIQEQQSATELHSLGSRPPVEVASVEDGEEVEQFVGSPGIQSRSLVTAPLGISVNVGGARKTLHSGSVYNFSLETCQSHRELPDSRSLKSRLEQKLESEGLGISLDCANLLNNSLDAFLKRLIEPCIGLAGSRHTNEHIRRRNGQILPGWYGQFPGNYTKRQTKSSCVSMLDFRVAMEINPRILGGDWSTLLEKVCASASE